A single window of Myripristis murdjan chromosome 21, fMyrMur1.1, whole genome shotgun sequence DNA harbors:
- the hsd3b1 gene encoding hydroxy-delta-5-steroid dehydrogenase, 3 beta- and steroid delta-isomerase 1: MSLKGDVCVVTGACGFLGQRLVRLLLEEEQLAEIRLLDKHIQPQLVQALDDLKGETNVAVYEGDIRDGEFLRKACRGASIIFHIASIIDVIGAVDYRELYGVNVKGTQLLLEACIQENVVSFIYTSSIEVAGPNPKGDPIINGNEDTVYNCSLKFPYSKTKKEAEQKTLQANGEVLQNGGRLATCALRPMYIYGEGCRFLLGHMADGIRNKDVLYRASAPEAHVNPVYIGNVALAHLQTARGLRDPQKRSIIGGNFYYIADNTPPVSYSDFNHVVMSPLGFRIQEKPMLPLCLLYVLCFFLEMLCMMLRPFISTVLPLNRQLLVMLNTPFSFSYQKAQRDLGYTPRYTWQEARRRTTEWLASQLPKERDRIRAK; this comes from the exons ATGTCTCTGaaaggtgatgtgtgtgtggtgaccgGAGCATGTGGATTCCTAGGACAGAGGCtggtcaggctgctgctggaggaagagCAACTGGCTGAGATCCGACTTCTGGACAAGCACATACAGCCTCAACTTGTACAGGCTCTGGACG ACTTAAAAGGAGAGACAAATGTGGCTGTTTATGAAGGGGACATCAGGGATGGTGAGTTCCTGAGAAAAGCCTGTCGGGGAGCATCAATCATCTTCCACATCGCATCTATCATTGATGTTATTGGAGCAGTGGACTACAGGGAGCTTTATGGGGTCAATGTCAAAG GGACCCAGCTGCTCCTGGAGGCATGTATACAAGAGAACGTGGTGTCATTTATCTACACCAGCAGTATCGAGGTGGCAGGGCCCAACCCCAAAGGTGACCCCATAATCAATGGCAATGAGGACACAGTTTACAACTGCTCCCTAAAGTTTCCCTACAGCAAGACCAAAAAGGAAGCTGAACAGAAAACGCTGCAGgccaatggcgaggtgctgcagAACGGAGGCCGGCTGGCCACCTGTGCCCTCAGACCTATGTACATCTACGGAGAAGGGTGTCGCTTCCTCCTGGGCCACATGGCTGACGGGATCCGAAACAAAGATGTTCTGTACCGGGCCTCAGCCCCAGAGGCCCATGTGAATCCTGTGTACATTGGCAACGTGGCTCTGGCCCACCTCCAGACAGCCCGTGGCCTCAGAGATCCACAGAAAAGATCCATCATCGGAGGGAATTTTTACTACATTGCTGACAATACACCACCGGTGAGTTATTCAGATTTCAACCACGTTGTGATGTCACCTCTGGGGTTCCGCATTCAAGAGAAGCCAATGCTGCCACTCTGTCTCCTCTATGTGCTCTGCTTCTTTTTGGAGATGTTGTGTATGATGCTTCGCCCCTTCATAAGCACTGTCCTGCCGCTGAACCGACAGCTCCTCGTCATGTTGAATACACCGTTCAGCTTCTCCTACCAGAAGGCCCAGAGAGACCTGGGATACACCCCCAGATACACCTGGCAGGAAGCACGCAGACGCACCACCGAATGGCTTGCCTCCCAGTTGccaaaggagagagacagaataagGGCTAAATAA